The following are from one region of the Vitis riparia cultivar Riparia Gloire de Montpellier isolate 1030 chromosome 14, EGFV_Vit.rip_1.0, whole genome shotgun sequence genome:
- the LOC117929763 gene encoding LOB domain-containing protein 41-like produces the protein MRMSCNGCRVLRKGCSDNCTIRPCLQWIKTPESQANATVFLAKFYGRAGLMNLINSGPEHLRPAIFSSLLYEACGRIVNPIYGSVGLLWSGSWHLCQAAVEAVLKGEPITQITSEAAATGQGPPLKAYDIRHVSKDENSAANDLHRAKNRCRFKRSGVRAKSGNKAGTNSVAESKQGMNRGSHADELNRSTSHDSTVSHPSEPHTVEGESRETVSMVSGETAEPSFLFRAEQKRVQKPEKREETRGLELELTLGLGPIQSERYMSGKTGGYGPSDGEGCKMEM, from the exons ATGCGGATGAGCTGTAATGGGTGTAGAGTCCTCCGCAAGGGCTGCAGCGACAACTGCACCATCCGACCCTGTCTTCAGTGGATCAAGACCCCTGAATCTCAGGCCAATGCCACCGTCTTCCTCGCCAAATTCTACGGTCGCGCTGGCCTCATGAATCTCATCAACTCCGGCCCCGAACACCTCCGTCCTG CCATATTCAGTTCTCTTCTCTACGAGGCTTGTGGGAGGATCGTGAATCCCATTTATGGGTCTGTTGGATTGCTGTGGTCTGGAAGCTGGCACCTCTGCCAGGCCGCCGTGGAGGCGGTGCTCAAGGGTGAGCCCATCACACAGATCACCTCTGAAGCAGCGGCCACCGGCCAGGGTCCACCGCTCAAGGCCTACGACATTCGTCACGTTTCCAAGGACGAGAACTCCGCCGCAAACGATCTCCACCGAGCCAAAAATAGGTGCCGGTTCAAGCGGTCCGGGGTGAGGGCGAAGTCTGGGAACAAAGCTGGAACTAACTCGGTTGCTGAGTCGAAGCAGGGGATGAACCGGGGTAGCCACGCTGATGAGTTGAATCGGTCGACCAGTCACGACTCGACGGTGAGTCACCCGTCGGAGCCGCATACCGTGGAGGGCGAGAGCCGAGAGACTGTGAGCATGGTGTCTGGGGAGACGGCTGAGCCATCCTTTCTGTTCAGAGCCGAGCAGAAGCGGGTTCAGAAGCCGGAGAAGCGGGAGGAGACTAGGGGACTGGAGTTGGAACTGACGCTGGGGTTGGGTCCGATTCAGTCGGAGCGCTACATGAGTGGGAAGACGGGGGGCTATGGACCGTCTGACGGTGAGGGGTGTAAGATGGAGATGTAG